The following coding sequences are from one Rubrobacter radiotolerans DSM 5868 window:
- a CDS encoding aldo/keto reductase, with product MSAVPEITLNDGNKIPQLGFGTYQIPPEETAEAVSRALEIGFRHIDTAQMYGNEREVGEAVRASGLDRGEVYITSKLNNSFHEPDDARRAFDKTLEDLGTDYVDLFLIHWPLPTRYNGDFVSTWKTMEEFKADGRSRSVGVSNFQVEHLERLARECDLVPAVNQIEVHPYLTNEDVRAYDREHGIATEAWSPIAQGAVLGDEAILEISERVGKTPAQVVLRWHIQRGDIVFPKSVTESRMRENFDIFDFELSDGDMQKISALDRGDDGRTGPHPDTFDFIPG from the coding sequence ATGAGCGCGGTACCGGAGATCACGCTAAACGACGGCAACAAGATCCCGCAGCTCGGCTTCGGGACGTACCAGATCCCCCCGGAGGAGACGGCCGAGGCGGTGAGCCGGGCGCTTGAGATCGGCTTCCGGCACATCGACACGGCCCAGATGTACGGCAACGAGCGCGAGGTCGGGGAGGCTGTGAGGGCCTCGGGGCTCGATCGCGGCGAGGTCTACATAACGAGCAAGCTCAACAACTCCTTTCACGAGCCCGACGACGCCCGCCGGGCGTTCGACAAGACGCTTGAGGACCTCGGGACGGACTACGTGGACCTGTTCCTGATCCACTGGCCCCTCCCGACCCGCTACAACGGCGACTTCGTCTCGACCTGGAAGACGATGGAGGAGTTCAAGGCCGACGGCCGCTCCCGCTCCGTCGGGGTGTCGAACTTCCAGGTCGAGCACCTAGAACGGCTCGCGCGCGAGTGCGACCTCGTCCCGGCGGTAAACCAGATAGAGGTCCACCCCTACCTGACGAACGAGGACGTCCGGGCCTACGACCGGGAGCACGGCATCGCCACCGAGGCCTGGTCCCCCATCGCCCAGGGCGCGGTGCTCGGCGACGAGGCGATTCTGGAGATCTCCGAGCGCGTCGGCAAGACCCCGGCGCAGGTCGTTCTGCGCTGGCACATCCAGCGCGGCGACATCGTCTTCCCCAAGTCCGTAACCGAGTCGCGCATGAGGGAGAACTTCGACATTTTCGACTTCGAGCTCTCCGACGGGGACATGCAGAAGATAAGCGCCCTCGACCGGGGCGACGACGGCCGGACCGGCCCCCACCCCGACACCTTCGACTTTATCCCGGGCTAG